Below is a window of Myxococcales bacterium DNA.
ATCGCCGGGTGATGTTACGCTTCGAGCGCCACGATGCCGGGCAGTTTCTTGCCTTCCAGCAATTCGAGGCTGGCGCCGCCGCCGGTGGAGATGTGGCTGATCTTCTCGGCTACGCCGGCTTTCTTGACCGCGCTGACCGAATCGCCGCCGCCGACCACCGAAACCGCGTTGCTTTCCGCGATGGCCTCGGCGACCGCAAACGTTCCGGCCGCGAACTGTTTGTTTTCGAAAACGCCCATCGGGCCGTTCCAGACAATCGTCTTGGCCAGGCGCAACGCGGCGCCGAAGAGGCGGATCGTCTCCGGGCCGATATCCAAACCCATCATGTCGGCCGGGAAATTGGCGTTGGTGACGATGCGCACGGCCGCTTCCGGAGTGTTCTCGGCGGCCACCAGGTGATCGAGCGGCAGGAGGATTTTCACGCCGCGTTTTTCAGCCCGGTCCAGCACTTCGCGGCAGTAATCGACACGCCCGCCTTCGAGCAGGCTCTTGCCGATCTCGTAACCCTTCGCTTTGAGGAAGGTATAGGCCATGCCGCCGCCGATGATCAGGCCGTCAACCTTGTCCAGCAGGTTTTCCACGACGCCGATCTTGTCGCTGACTTTCGCGCCGCCCAGCACGGCCCAGAAGGGGCGGTTCGGGTCGGCCAGCGCTTCTTGGAGGTAGCGCAATTCCTTGCGCATCAAGAGCCCGGCGCCCTTTTCCTTGACCATCCGCGGCAACGCATCGATCGTGGCGTGAGCACGGTGACAGGAGCCGAAGGCGTCATTGATGTAAACGTCGGTGATTT
It encodes the following:
- a CDS encoding phosphoglycerate kinase; amino-acid sequence: MAIKYVDEFEFEGKRVFLRADLNVPIKEGKITDDTRIQAVLPTIRQILRKGGRLIIASHLGRPKGKREEGSSLLPVAERLAELIDRKVIMAPDVISDGVKVVANQLKEGEVLLLENVRFDPRETENDPEFAAKLAEITDVYINDAFGSCHRAHATIDALPRMVKEKGAGLLMRKELRYLQEALADPNRPFWAVLGGAKVSDKIGVVENLLDKVDGLIIGGGMAYTFLKAKGYEIGKSLLEGGRVDYCREVLDRAEKRGVKILLPLDHLVAAENTPEAAVRIVTNANFPADMMGLDIGPETIRLFGAALRLAKTIVWNGPMGVFENKQFAAGTFAVAEAIAESNAVSVVGGGDSVSAVKKAGVAEKISHISTGGGASLELLEGKKLPGIVALEA